In a genomic window of Flavobacteriales bacterium TMED191:
- the crcB gene encoding fluoride efflux transporter CrcB: MKLFYIFLGGGLGCVLRYLISLNFLQFTFPLATFLVNLISCIIYGIAIFFISYLDLNKEWSLFLFVGFCGGLSTFSTFSYETLNLLRDGHIAYAFLNIVFSISMCCGVLYLFIKKLQ; this comes from the coding sequence ATGAAATTGTTTTATATTTTCTTAGGGGGTGGATTAGGCTGTGTATTAAGATATTTAATCTCCTTAAATTTTCTACAATTTACTTTCCCTTTAGCAACATTTCTAGTTAATTTAATTAGTTGTATAATTTATGGAATCGCTATTTTTTTTATTAGTTATTTAGATCTTAATAAGGAATGGAGTTTATTTTTATTTGTCGGATTTTGTGGTGGATTAAGTACTTTTTCTACTTTTAGTTATGAAACCTTAAATTTATTAAGAGATGGACATATTGCTTACGCATTTCTAAATATTGTATTTAGTATTTCAATGTGCTGTGGTGTTTTGTATTTATTTATTAAAAAATTACAGTAG